Proteins encoded within one genomic window of Aspergillus nidulans FGSC A4 chromosome VII:
- a CDS encoding putative bZIP transcription factor (transcript_id=CADANIAT00008163) translates to MARYSQPVFDFYHQHPSTLDTKTQPSAYPEDDEMSVLDDKILDTTSSDFTSPADHRRHSYEQGPDAFQHRDSVWSDISQSLSSTQSRQNSQVGHPFFESAPNPFMRMDGLPYVHSQQWSISKDSGSCTPSAMYENYPTDMENTSVAPFAGGAVGPVNTVSMPSMTYRQHMAFAPAGAVAMSPQSSQGWMPASTDMPDPSSRPKNSPTYRNSSPLSVRRDGIRKKNARFEIPAERTLSNIDHLIAQSTNEEEIKELKQQKRLLRNRQAALDSRQRKKLHTEKLEEEKKHFTQAINELEEELQNMRLREAELLREKEEWMATQQKISEYINSLHMDKDELIRAHTLETADLRKKNNILKETVEKMERRVRTNVSNEFSDFENLTMESSPWEDFTMVNSLSLDTDSVAPAAQPSQAMVVATNEKGSEKHANEYPFSWNAFYMCLLFGAFIASNSASLPARSLPRLSEEYRAESANVLKAVLASSPPELAQSSSNQPPVSSSVGLLPTTITGAEMAQMTGSAPTSNLDELHETLAMPTKEQEQEQAFALNAEQYNSLTTFDETGAGYKSQQPSNLQQALAAMRGNAAQARTPLKATSDVYSRSLLWDRVPEKVIRDFRRMVQEYGAPAARE, encoded by the exons ATGGCAAGATATTCCCAACCAGTCTTTGACTTTTATCACCAGCACCCCTCCACATTGGATACGAAAACACAGCCATCAGCATATCCTGAAGACGACGAAATGAGCGTGCTAGACGACAAGATTCTTGATACCACTTCCTCAGACTTCACATCGCCTGCCGACCACCGGAGGCATTCATACGAACAAGGCCCAGACGCTTTTCAACATCGTGATTCTGTCTGGTCCGATATCTCCCAATCATTATCAAGCACGCAGTCCCGTCAAAATTCGCAAGTGGGCCATCCGTTCTTTGAATCTGCTCCCAATCCTTTCATGAGGATGGACGGGCTCCCGTATGTGCACTCTCAACAGTGGTCGATTTCCAAGGACTCTGGTTCATGTACACCCTCCGCCATGTATGAGAACTACCCCACCGACATGGAGAATACTTCGGTCGCCCCCTTTGCTGGTGGCGCTGTGGGACCGGTGAATACCGTCAGCATGCCATCCATGACCTATCGCCAGCATATGGCCTTTGCGCCGGCGGGTGCCGTCGCCATGTCACCACAGTCAAGTCAGGGCTGGATGCCGGCGTCGACGGACATGCCTGACCCTAGTTCTCGACCGAAGAACAGCCCTACCTACCGGAATAGCTCTCCTCTTAGCGTCCGCCGAGATGGCATCCGCAAGAAGAACGCTCGCTTCGAGATCCCTGCCGAGAGGACTTTGAGCAATATCGATCATCTTATCGCCCAGTCCACcaatgaggaggagataaAGGAGTTGAAACAACAAAAAAGGTTGCTGAGGAATCGTCAGGCTGC TCTGGATTCACGCCAGCGTAAGAAGCTTCACACCGAgaaactcgaagaagaaaagaagcatTTCACGCAGGCCATcaatgagctggaggaggagctaCAGAATATGAGACTCCGTGAGGCAGAACTTCTTcgcgagaaggaagaatggATGGCTACCCAGCAGAAGATTTCGGAGTATATCAACAGCCTGCACATGGACAAGGATGAACTGATCCGTGCCCATACCCTTGAGACGGCAGATCTTCgaaagaagaacaacatTCTCAAAGAGACCGTGGAGAAAATGGAGCGCCGTGTTAGAACTAACGTTTCCAATGAGTTTTCTGACTTTGAGAATTTGACCATGGAGAGCAGCCCTTGGGAAGACTTTACCATGGTCAACAGCCTATCTCTAGACACGGACTCTGTTGCCCCCGCCGCTCAGCCTTCGCAGGCTATGGTTGTCGCCACGAACGAGAAAGGCTCCGAAAAGCATGCAAACGAGTATCCATTCAGCTGGAATGCTTTCTACATGTGCCTGCTTTTTGGTGCCTTCATCGCCTCCAACAGTGCTTCACTCCCAGCTCGCTCTCTTCCGCGTCTCTCTGAGGAATACCGCGCAGAATCTGCAAATGTTCTCAAGGCAGTGCTGGCTTCGTCACCACCAGAGCTTGCGCAATCGTCGTCGAACCAGCCTCCTGTTTCTTCGTCCGTTGGGTTGCTTCCCACAACCATTACTGGTGCTGAGATGGCGCAGATGACAGGGTCAGCACCGACATCGAACCTGGACGAGCTTCATGAAACTCTTGCGATGCCGACCAAGGAGCAAGAACAGGAGCAAGCTTTTGCTCTCAACGCTGAGCAGTATAATTCGCTCACCACTTTTGATGAAACTGGCGCCGGCTACAAGTCACAGCAGCCTTCTAATCTACAGCAGGCATTGGCTGCAATGAGAGGCAATGCTGCGCAGGCCAGGACGCCTCTCAAGGCTACCTCTGATGTCTACTCCCGGTCCCTTCTGTGGGATCGTGTTCCTGAAAAGGTGATTCGCGACTTCCGGCGAATGGTCCAGGAATACGGCGCCCCTGCTGCCCGAGAATAA
- a CDS encoding uncharacterized protein (transcript_id=CADANIAT00008167), which yields MHIELVLWVVIGGNGSHQADLSEKTMQNFFKIFLANQFTYFALSPAIKISIVCFYRRVFAIQTFQWTSFAINTLIALWGAAIFIACGLQCRPLNAYWDHTVVGNCFDSNKYIIVNQVFNVLMDFVILALPIPMIWNLQRSWQDKLALNGVFAVGGVVCLASIYRIVVLFWINPADITYTVYEATLWTHIEPSIGLICACLPIIRGLFPQFKLSAGRVDNATYYGRTYQTTTSTSHTPLSPSLKSPLSEKFFAHQLEEIRSNKAPSLPATPHDNSEFYQGSLSPFAIEVRTDIDVENSGQSVRSYK from the exons ATGCATATCGAGCTCGTGCTGT GGGTGGTCATCGGTGGAAATGGCTCTCATCAGGCAGACTTGAGCGAGAAAACCATGCAGAACTTCTTCAAG atcttccttGCAAACCAGTTCACCTACTTCGCCCTCAGTCCCGCCATCAAAATCTCCATTGTCTGTTTCTACCGACGCGTCTTCGCAATCCAAACTTTTCAATGGACCTCATTTGCCATAAATACCCTAATCGCCCTCTGGGGTGCCGCCATCTTTATCGCTTGTGGCCTCCAATGCCGCCCTCTAAACGCCTACTGGGACCACACCGTCGTTGGTAATTGCTTCGACAGCAACAAATACATTATTGTCAACCAAGTCTTCAACGTCCTCATGGAtttcgtcatcctcgccctcccTATTCCCATGATCTGGAACCTCCAGCGCTCTTGGCAAGACAAGCTTGCGCTGAACGGCGTTTTCGCCGTCGGCGGCGTCGTTTGCCTTGCGTCCATTTACCGTATCGTCgtgctcttctggatcaaccCTGCCGACATCACCTATACCGTCTATGAAGCAACGCTATGGACGCACATTGAGCCATCCATCGGCCTTATATGCGCTTGCCTTCCTATCATCCGCGGTTTGTTTCCACAATTCAAACTGTCCGCAGGCCGCGTGGACAACGCAACATACTATGGCCGAACCTATCAGACAACCACGTCGACCTCTCATACCCCGCTCTCACCAAGTCTCAAGTCACCACTCTCGGAGAAGTTCTTTGCGCACCAGCTTGAGGAGATTCGGAGTAATAAGGCACCCTCGCTTCCCGCCACTCCTCATGACAATTCCGAGTTTTACCAGGGCTCTCTAAGTCCGTTTGCTATTGAGGTCCGCACAGACATAGATGTGGAGAATAGCGGACAATCAGTTCGCTCTTATAAGTGA
- a CDS encoding protein xgcA (transcript_id=CADANIAT00008169): MRAKNGPGSWLALTAIATSLNTLALAAAKTINHSYEFNPVVVSGGGYITGIIAHPTEKNLLYARTDIGGTYRWNADEDKWIPLNDFISGADENLLGTESVALDPNDPDRLYLAQGRYLNSENSAFFVSQDRGATFDVYPAPFKMGANELGRNNGERLAVNPFKTDELWMGTRDAGLMVSEDGAQTWRNVSGFPQANANGIGIYWVIFDPRSEGTVYVGVGVPGGIYVTRDSGESWEAVPGQPVEWDEDILVFPAESQPQSTGPQPMKGVLAENGALYVTYADAPGPYGVTYGGVYVYNTTSSAWTNITPKTNNSFPAPFDNQTFPAGGFCGISVDSKNPERLVVVSLDRDPGPALDSMYLSHDGGKSWKDVSQLSTPSGSGGYWGHPIEEAAFKDGTAVPWLSFNWGPQWGGYGAPSPVRGLTKFGWWMTAVVIDPSDSDHVLYGTGATIWATDNLSKVDKNQSPGWYIQAQGIEESVALALASPNGGDSHLLTGLGDINGYRYGDLDVPQPMFDLPVLSNLNALDWAGQKPEIIIRAGPCGHNYTDGCGLAAYSADGGSSWTKFATCIPGINTSSSNPGVIAIDASGKDIVWSSAMTAYWPTLQAITPRTNQSGPYVTTDLGQTWVSPTGLNVQTPNISADRVQPRTFYSFTDGTWYLSRDGGLSYRAYKAKEVGLPAYSGALPIANFNRAGEIWLGLGDHGIYHTRNFGKKWTKITGRGVTARQLTIGAGARRSSEPTLFIVGKAASHGALSKDGVYRSDDNGKTWVRVNDEKHQYGGIAMIQGDPRVYGRVYLGTGGRGIIYADIKE; the protein is encoded by the coding sequence ATGAGGGCGAAGAACGGACCCGGCAGCTGGCTGGCCCTTACAGCCATTGCCACATCTTTGAACACCCTCGCTCTCGCCGCAGCAAAGACAATTAACCACTCCTACGAATTCAACCCCGTCGTCGTCTCGGGTGGCGGCTATATCACAGGCATAATCGCCCACCCCACGGAAAAGAACCTGCTCTACGCGCGCACAGACATCGGGGGAACATATCGGTGGAATGCGGACGAGGACAAATGGATCCCGTTAAACGATTTCATCAGTGGCGCGGACGAGAACTTACTCGGGACGGAGAGTGTTGCCCTGGACCCCAATGATCCGGATCGGCTCTACCTGGCGCAGGGACGGTATCTAAATTCAGAGAATTCCGCCTTCTTTGTCTCGCAAGATAGAGGGGCGACATTCGATGTTTACCCGGCGCCGTTTAAGATGGGTGCCAATGAGCTGGGGCGGAATAATGGGGAGAGACTAGCTGTGAACCCGTTTAAGACGGACGAGCTCTGGATGGGGACTAGGGATGCGGGCTTGATGGTGAGTGAGGATGGGGCGCAAACTTGGAGAAATGTGAGCGGGTTCCCTCAGGCGAATGCGAACGGAATTGGGATCTACTGGGTGATATTTGACCCCAGGAGCGAGGGGACGGTCTATGTTGGCGTCGGCGTGCCTGGGGGGATCTATGTTACGAGGGACTCTGGAGAGAGTTGGGAGGCTGTACCTGGACAGCCAGTAGAGTGggatgaggatatcctggtctttccagctgaATCGCAGCCGCAGAGCACTGGACCACAGCCGATGAAAGGTGTTTTAGCAGAAAATGGCGCATTGTATGTGACCTATGCCGATGCACCTGGTCCGTATGGTGTGACATATGGCGGAGTGTATGTCTACAACACGACTTCATCTGCGTGGACCAATATCACGCCGAAAACTAACAACTCGTTTCCGGCGCCATTCGACAACCAGACTTTCCCGGCGGGAGGATTCTGTGGGATCAGTGTAGATTCAAAAAATCCGGAAAGGCTTGTGGTGGTATCCCTCGATCGCGATCCCGGTCCGGCTCTGGACAGTATGTACCTCTCGCACGACGGTGGGAAGTCCTGGAAAGATGTGTCTCAGCTTTCGACACCATCTGGCTCAGGCGGGTACTGGGGCCATCCGATTGAGGAAGCTGCGTTCAAAGATGGTACCGCTGTTCCCTGGCTCAGCTTCAACTGGGGCCCTCAATGGGGCGGTTACGGTGCCCCTTCTCCCGTTCGTGGGCTGACAAAGTTTGGATGGTGGATGACGGCAGTTGTTATCGACCCGAGTGACTCTGACCATGTTCTTTATGGCACCGGAGCGACTATCTGGGCAACTGACAACTTGTCCAAGGTCGACAAGAACCAGTCCCCTGGCTGGTACATTCAAGCTCAAGGCATTGAAGAATCGGTTGCTTTAGCCTTAGCAAGCCCGAACGGCGGCGATTCGCACCTTCTCACCGGTCTGGGTGATATCAACGGATACCGGTATGGAGATCTCGACGTTCCGCAGCCAATGTTCGACTTACCGGTGTTGTCAAACTTGAATGCTCTCGACTGGGCTGGTCAGAAGCCGGAAATTATCATCCGTGCCGGCCCTTGCGGACACAACTATACTGACGGCTGCGGACTCGCGGCGTATTCCGCGGACGGTGGCAGTTCGTGGACCAAGTTCGCAACCTGCATTCCTGGCATAAACACAAGCTCCTCGAATCCCGGGGTCATTGCGATCGATGCTTCAGGCAAGGATATCGTGTGGTCGTCGGCAATGACAGCGTATTGGCCGACTCTGCAGGCTATCACCCCTCGTACGAACCAATCCGGTCCATACGTCACCACTGACTTAGGACAGACTTGGGTGTCTCCAACTGGCTTGAATGTGCAGACTCCCAACATTAGCGCTGACAGAGTCCAGCCACGAACATTTTACTCCTTCACTGATGGAACATGGTATCTGAGCAGGGATGGCGGCCTCTCCTACCGCGCCTACAAAGCTAAAGAGGTCGGGCTGCCAGCATACTCGGGAGCGCTGCCAATTGCGAATTTCAACAGAGCAGGCGAGATATGGCTGGGCCTGGGGGATCATGGAATCTACCATACCCGCAATTTTGGCAAGAAATGGACAAAGATCACTGGACGCGGAGTGACAGCAAGACAGCTAACAATTGGTGCCGGAGCGCGTCGCTCATCGGAACCAACACTCTTCATTGTTGGAAAAGCCGCGAGCCATGGTGCTCTCAGTAAAGACGGAGTATACCGATCAGACGATAATGGTAAGACTTGGGTGCGAGTCAATGACGAGAAGCATCAGTACGGTGGAATTGCAATGATACAAGGCGATCCGCGCGTGTACGGACGTGTCTATCTGGGTACCGGCGGTCGCGGTATTATCTAtgccgatatcaaggaataa
- a CDS encoding protein hzfA (transcript_id=CADANIAT00008164), translating into MSEDQDLMARISQLAGQINRFKNGNTPVQSAHNEMHSNSHVSRHTSYRGRPGWAPYRGRPYGRGRGAAPHRHRTLILNNSATPASKSSTPPDGMAIDTDENSRSATPNAWVTKHARHMQLINSAVYDKEAQKRVKALEETRKAKAQKKAQIEQAKVLQFAHGAGRQFSSSSNPQVSAAGESHGEYQITLNDIPFRVSRGGGKLIRVSSATPVLSALIERAGLQIVDDPNTANNTPKRVKVAGVTFVRSKNGNLHRLGAVTSKRVPSAVKKKDELCQRFTTTGTCYKGPSCPYIHDPNKVAICKDFLQTGKCSAGNSCDLSHEPSPHRSPACVHFLRGRCSNPECRYAHVRVTPGAPVCRAFATLGYCDKGETCEERHVHECPDYANTGVCKKKHCRLPHVDRAGQIRKNAGPKEGEGDDESDASSEEEEFDEIGSDDVDSDYLSDEGELIEGTETGEVSKQQDFIRL; encoded by the exons ATGTCCGAAGATCAGGACTTAATGGCCAGGATCAGTCAGCTTGCTG GCCAGATCAACAGATTCAAGAATGGAAATACACCCGTTCAGTCGGCCCATAATGAAATGCACTCCAATTCCCATGTCTCGCGACATACTTCCTATCGAGGACGACCTGGTTGGGCTCCTTATCGCGGACGACCGTACGGGCGCGGTCGTGGTGCTGCCCCTCACCGTCACCGCACCCTTATCCTTAACAACTCTGCGACGCCCGCTTCCAAAAGCTCGACTCCTCCGGACGGTATGGCGATAGATACTGACGAGAACAGTCGCTCGGCTACACCAAATGCCTGGGTGACAAAACACGCGCGACACATGCAGCTTATCAACTCTGCGGTTTATGATAAAGAAGCTCAGAAGAGGGTGAAGGCTTTGGAAGAAACGCGTAAAGCGAaagcgcagaagaaggcgcagATAGAGCAGGCAAAAGTGCTGCAATTTGCTCACGGCGCTGGCCGACAATTTTCTTCGAGCTCTAACCCCCAGGTTTCTGCGGCTGGGGAATCTCACGGAGAGTATCAGATAACTCTCAACGACATTCCATTCCGTGTTTCTCGCGGTGGTGGCAAGCTGATCAGAGTTTCTAGTGCGACCCCTGTTCTTTCCGCGCTAATAGAGAGAGCTGGCTTACAGATAGTAGATGATCCGAACACTGCAAACAACACGCCCAAGAGGGTGAAAGTTGCTGGGGTGACGTTCGTCCGGAGCAAGAATGGCAACCTTCATCGGCTGGGTGCAGTAACCTCTAAAAG AGTGCCCTCGGCGGTCAAGAAAAAGGACGAGCTTTGCCAAAGATTCACTACGACGG GTACCTGCTACAAGGGACCTTCGTGTCCTTATATCCACGATCCGAACAAAGTCGCTATCTGCAAGGACTTCCTTCAGACTGGCAAATGTAGCGCAGGTAACAGTTGTGATCTCTCCCATGAACCATCACCTCATAGGTCTCCTGCTTGTGTGCATTTCCTTCGAGGTCGTTGTTCTAACCCAGAGTGTCGCTATGCTCATGTCCGAGTCACACCTGGTGCGCCAGTGTGCCGGGCTTTCGCGACGCTGGGATACTGTGATAAGGGCGAGACATGTGAGGAGAGACATGTGCACGAGTGCCCTGACTACGCCAACACGGGTGTATGCAAGAAGAAGCACTGCCGGCTGCCACATGTTGACCGTGCAGGACAGATTCGGAAGAATGCTGGTCCTaaagaaggtgaaggtgacGATGAATCAGACGCTtccagtgaggaagaagagttTGACGAAATTGGCTCCGATGATGTCGACTCTGATTATCTCTCGGATGAGGGAGAACTTATAGAAGGAACGGAAACCGGTGAAGTCTCGAAGCAGCAGGATTTCATCCGGCTTTGA
- a CDS encoding transcription factor IIF subunit TFG2 (transcript_id=CADANIAT00008165), with protein sequence MFSHIKQEHDASSPYIKPDPETKDTVLADIDDEDVYEDDGDLDFTNADQSLWLSRIPRSLWEHWSKLDDDDEIQIGTVSLRLTESEENRDIPKDYILSRQTLNSENLLHMTQNTYLFTEKDIPGYENRMVTFGEARSALYESMKRDARRKERKKKWEPYIRKTIPKRTALVGQVKEEFNCLPVENEEFRILSEKKALEALKPRREVKYVDKMPAKLLQQRHALPGEQGAFVQATKPAKLKAQENKTTRMPQNELLDLIYQCFREYRYWPFKTLKARLRQPEAYLKQTLEMIAHLVKSGDFAMTWELKPEARESNYSNAMDVKQEAAPGLDYNFDEGSETDAMASGVDNDDTQFENVV encoded by the exons ATGTTTTCCCATATCAAACAAGAGCATGATGCCTCCTCACCTTACATTAAACCGGATCCCGAGACCAAAGACACTGTTCTCGCCGAcatcgacgatgaagacgtatatgaggatgatggtgacCTAGACTTTACAAACGCCGACCAAAGCTTATGGCTTTCCCGAATACCCCGGTCGCTCTGGGAGCATTGGTCCAagctggatgatgatgatgaaattcAGATCGGCACA GTCAGTTTACGCCTCACCGAAAGCGAGGAGAACCGCGACATTCCCAAGGACTATATTTTGTCGCGGCAGACGCTGAATTCGGAAAACCTGCTACACATGACCCAGAATACATATCTCTTCACAGAAAAGGACATTCCTGGTTACGAAAATCGGATGGTCACTTTTGGCGAAGCGAGGTCTGCTTTATACGAGTCGATGAAGCGCGAtgcaaggagaaaggagcggaagaagaagtgggAGCCCTATATTCGCAAAACTATTCCGA AGCGAACTGCTTTGGTCGGACAAGTGAAAGAAGAGTTCAACTGTCTTCCTGTCGAAAACGAAGAATTCAGAATCCtctcagagaagaaggctctggaagctctgaagcCGAGACGAGAAGTTAAATACGTTGATAAAATGCCGGCCAAGTTGCTTCAACAAAGGCACGCTCTGCCTGGAGAGCAGGGCGCGTTTGTG CAAGCTACGAAGCCGGCCAAACTCAAAGCGCAGGAAAACAAGACCACTCGTATGCCGCAGAACGAGCTGTTGGATCTTATTTACCAGTGCTTTCGCGAATACAGATACTGGCCATTTAAGACACTCAAAGCTAGGCTTCGCCAACCTGAGGCTTATCTTAAGCAAACATTGGAGATGATTGCGCACCTAGTGAAATCCGGCGATTTCGCCATGACGTGGGAGTTGAAGCCCGAGGCAAGAGAGAGTAACTACTCGAACGCTATGGACGTCAAACAAGAAGCCGCACCCGGTTTGGACTATAACTTCGATGAGGGCTCGGAAACCGATGCGATGGCATCCGGCGTGGATAACGATGATACGCAATTCGAGAACGTGGTCTAG
- a CDS encoding uncharacterized protein (transcript_id=CADANIAT00008170) codes for MIDEGTRRDSPSTDDTKTGRCLSMVQGFERREASTELEFTMTQSNDGERAELLS; via the exons ATGATTGATGAGGGGACAAGAAGAG ACAGTCCGTCGACTGATGATACAAAGACCGGTCGATGCCTCAGCATGGTACAAGGATTTGAAAGGCGAGAAGCATCGACAGAGCTCGAGTTTACGATGACCCAATCCAACGATGGAGAGCGAGCAGAGCTGCTGAGCTGA
- a CDS encoding aldehyde dehydrogenase (transcript_id=CADANIAT00008168), which yields MTTPTPSVIPLIINGKEELASSVFDVISPYTNKACWAAASASPQDAIRAVEAAQAAFPAWSQTKPTVRRDILLKAADILESRLEKCAEFMRTEMGADAGASQFFVVPLAIRMLREVASRITSICGTVPVVEAEGQSAIIYKEPMGVILGIVPWNAPYVFGVRSAACALAAGNTTILKSSELTPCCYWALTRAFHDAGLPDGCLNLVSCRPQDAAEVVNAMIEHPAVMKINFTGSTAVGRKIARACGQNLKPCLMELGGKNSSIVCADADIETAVKSVIAGAYLNSGQICMATDRILVHSSIAPTFVEALKSALQSMSDPSSEPPTLVNVASKARVQRLIESALEAGAHIIHGSVTADSDAANSDSGVRMPPVLLGGVKEDMAVWQDEAFASLAACMTFDTEEEAVRIANSSGYGLSAAVFTQDLRKGLAIARKIQSGAVHINSMTIHDEPVLPHGGVKNSGWGRFNASQGLEEFLVTKSVTWMD from the exons ATGACAACACCAACGCCTTCGGTTATCCCTTTGATCATCAACggcaaggaggagctggcttcCTCAGTGTTCGATGTAATTAGTCCTTACACAAACAAGGCCTGCTGGGCCGCAGCATCTGCTTCACCTCAAGATGCCATTCGTGCCGTTGAGGCAGCCCAAGCGGCGTTCCCAGCATGGTCGCAGACTAAGCCGACTGTCCGACGagatatcctcctcaagGCGGCAGACATCCTTGAGAGTAGACTGGAGAAGTGTGCCGAGTTCATGCGGACGGAGATGGGAGCAGATGCTGGGGCGTCACAATTCTTCGTTGTCCCCCTGGCAATCCGTATGTTGAGGGAAGTGGCAAGCCGCATCACCTCAATTTGCGGCACTGTACCTGTTGTCGAGGCGGAAGGACAGAGCGCAATCATCTATAAGGAGCCGATGGGAGTTATCCTGGGAATTGTACCATG GAATGCACCGTACGTGTTCGGTGTTCGATCTGCTGCATGTGCTCTTGCCGCCGGCAATACGACGATTCTGAAATCGTCCGAACTCACGCCATGCTGTTACTGGGCGCTGACCCGCGCCTTTCACGACGCCGGATTGCCAGACGGGTGTCTCAACCTTGTGTCCTGTCGCCCGCAGGATGCAGCAGAGGTGGTCAACGCCATGATTGAGCACCCGGCTGTGATGAAGATTAACTTTACCGGAAGCACGGCTGTTGGCCGGAAGATCGCTCGTGCTTGCGGGCAGAATCTTAAGCCGTGCCTGATGGAGCTAGGGGGTAAAAACAGCTCAATTGTGTGTGCTGATGCAGATATTGAAACCGCTGTCAAGTCCGTAATTGCCGGGGCGTATTTGAAC TCCGGCCAAATTTGCATGGCTACAGACCGGATTCTTGTGCATTCCTCCATTGCACCAACTTTTGTGGAAGCTCTCAAGAGTGCTTTGCAGTCAATGTCTGACCCCTCATCTGAGCCTCCAACTCTGGTCAACGTTGCGTCCAAGGCGCGTGTGCAGCGGCTAATCGAGAGTGCTCTTGAAGCTGGTGCCCATATAATTCACGGATCCGTAACTGCAGACTCTGACGCAGCAAACTCAGATTCTGGAGTCCGTATGCCACCCGTCCTTCTAGGTGGAgtcaaggaggatatggcCGTATGGCAGGATGAAGCGTTCGCTTCATTAGCAGCTTGCATGACATTCGAcacagaggaagaagcagtccGGATTGCGAATAGCAGCGGGTATGGGCTGTCCGCGGCGGTGTTTACTCAGGATCTGCGAAAAGGTCTGGCGATCGCCAGGAAAATTCAGTCTGG CGCCGTACATATCAACAGCATGACGATTCACGACGAGCCCGTACTGCCTCATGGAGGCGTTAAGAACAGTGGCTGGGGTCGATTCAATGCCTCTCAAGGCTTGGAAGAATTCTTGGTTACAAAAAGTGTGACTTGGATGGACTGA
- the csnD gene encoding protein csnD (transcript_id=CADANIAT00008166), with protein sequence MPSQKIISALAEIESSASPQNKLQLYNDLLSETVSASPEPQLADDLIYYLDSVLSEDLSIVAARPILDSFIYTLRKLSSETQIKVAQHAVNLLQSRSASVEEQDAQIREILADAYEAEEEYIAAARALQGIHIDSSQRLVSDSAKVKLWIRIVRLYLEEDDTTSAEAFLNRIKNLPSKIEDHELKLHFRLSQARIQDARRRFLDASQEYFAVSLAAGVDESDRLQALAAAIRCAVLAPAGPQRSRTLATLYKDDRATSVEEFGILEKMFLDRLLTPEEVSAFAQRLAPHQLAQTADGTTVLDKAVVEHNLVAASKLYENIKTDALGAILGLQASGDLTAGEKAEAYAARMVEQGRLSGSIDQIDGIIYFESNTTATGRHIRQWDAGVQGLSEGVERVATNIAEGHLVR encoded by the coding sequence ATGCCATCCCAAAAGATAATCTCCGCTCTTGCGGAGATTGAATCATCAGCGAGTCCCCAGAACAAACTACAACTTTACAACGACCTTCTCTCCGAAACCGTGTCGGCATCTCCCGAACCCCAGCTTGCCGACGACCTCATCTACTACCTTGACTCAGTCCTAAGCGAAGACCTCagcatcgtcgccgcccgcCCTATCCTCGACTCCTTCATCTATACTCTACGAAAACTGTCCTCCGAGACGCAAATCAAAGTAGCCCAACATGCTGTGAATCTCCTCCAGTCCCGATCCGCATCCGTCGAGGAGCAAGACGCCCAAATCCGCGAGATCCTAGCAGACGCATAcgaagcagaggaggagTACATCGCAGCTGCAAGAGCGCTCCAGGGGATTCACATTGATAGTTCACAGCGACTAGTCTCTGACTCCGCCAAAGTGAAACTTTGGATTCGGATCGTGCGGCTATAccttgaggaagacgacaCAACTAGTGCCGAGGCATTCCTCAACAGAATAAAAAACCTGCCGAGCAAGATCGAAGACCACGAGCTGAAACTGCACTTCCGGCTTTCCCAAGCTCGGATTCAAGATGCCCGCAGACGTTTTCTGGACGCCAGTCAGGAATACTTCGCTGTTAGCCTCGCCGCTGGCGTAGATGAGAGTGACAGACTCCAAGCCCTTGCGGCCGCTATCCGCTGCGCTGTCCTCGCACCGGCCGGTCCACAACGCTCCCGCACTCTAGCAACACTGTACAAAGATGACCGCGCGACCTCCGTTGAAGAATTCGGCATCCTGGAGAAAATGTTCCTCGACCGCCTTCTCACTCCAGAAGAGGTATCTGCGTTCGCGCAGCGCCTAGCCCCGCACCAGCTCGCACAAACCGCAGACGGAACAACAGTACTTGATAAAGCTGTTGTTGAGCACAATCTCGTGGCCGCGAGCAAGCTCTACGAGAACATAAAGACCGACGCGCTAGGCGCTATTCTGGGTCTGCAAGCTAGTGGGGATCTGACGGCTGGTGAGAAGGCCGAAGCGTATGCAGCCAGAATGGTAGAACAAGGGCGGCTGAGCGGGAGTATTGACCAGATTGATGGTATAATCTACTTCGAGTCAAATACGACTGCTACGGGGAGACATATTCGGCAGTGGGATGCTGGTGTACAAGGTCTTTCGGAGGGGGTAGAGCGAGTCGCGACTAACATTGCCGAGGGCCATCTGGTACGTTGA